In the genome of Ornithorhynchus anatinus isolate Pmale09 chromosome 9, mOrnAna1.pri.v4, whole genome shotgun sequence, one region contains:
- the NEUROD1 gene encoding neurogenic differentiation factor 1, with product MTKSYSESGRMGQPQAPQRPPGWTEEGLSSQDEEADPKEEEEEEEEEEEEEEEEEEEGEADEADEVDEEEEDDDEEEDEQKPKRRGPKKKKMTKARLERFKLRRMKANARERNRMHGLNAALDNLRKVVPCYSKTQKLSKIETLRLAKNYIWALSEILRSGKSPDLVSFVQTLCKGLSQPTTNLVAGCLQLNPRTFLPERSQDRPAGRPPAGPGPFPPAPYPFQTPGLPSPPYGSMDGAHLFHLKPPGPARAPAPAPAPAPAPAQPLPPLPPHAFGPALEPFFDGALADCASPGFDGPLSPPLSINGNFSFKHEPPGQLDKGYAFTMHYAAAAAAAAAAAALGGTPAVFSGPSDLPLDALLPYEGHPHHDRGLGAHALFHD from the exons ATGACCAAGTCGTACAGCGAGAGCGGGAGGATGGGCCAGCCCCAGGCCCCGCAGCGACCCCCGGGCTGGACGGAGGAGGGGCTCAGCTCCCAGGACGAGGAGGCTGACCCCAAG gaggaagaggaggaggaggaggaggaggaggaggaggaggaggaggaggaggaggagggcgaggcggACGAGGCGGACGAggtggacgaggaggaggaggacgacgacgaggaggaggacgagcagAAGCCCAAGCGCCGGGGcccgaagaagaagaagatgaccAAGGCGCGCTTGGAGCGGTTCAAGCTGCGGCGCATGAAGGCCAACGCCCGCGAACGCAACCGCATGCACGGGCTCAACGCGGCGCTGGACAACCTGCGCAAAGTGGTGCCCTGCTACTCCAAGACGCAGAAGCTGAGCAAGATCGAGACCCTGCGGCTGGCCAAGAACTACATCTGGGCCCTGTCGGAGATCCTGCGGTCgggcaagagcccggacctggtgAGCTTCGTGCAGACCCTGTGCAAGGGGCTGTCGCAGCCCACCACCAACCTGGTGGCCGGCTGCCTGCAGCTCAACCCCCGGACCTTCCTGCCGGAGCGGAGCCAggaccggccggccggccggccgcccgccggcccgggccccttcccgcCGGCCCCTTACCCCTTCCAGACCCCGGGCCTGCCCAGCCCCCCCTACGGCAGCATGGATGGCGCCCACCTCTTCCACCTCAAaccccccgggccggcccgggccccggccccggccccggcccccgcccccgccccggcccagcccctgcccccgctGCCGCCCCACGCCTTCGGCCCCGCCCTGGAGCCCTTCTTCGACGGCGCCCTGGCCGACTGCGCCAGTCCCGGCTTCGACGGGCCCCTCAGCCCCCCGCTGAGCATCAACGGGAACTTCTCCTTCAAACACGAGCCCCCGGGCCAGCTGGACAAGGGCTACGCCTTCACCATGCActacgccgccgccgccgccgccgccgccgccgccgccgccctgggCGGGACCCCCGCCGTCTTCTCCGGCCCCTCCGACCTCCCCCTCGACGCCCTGCTGCCCTACGAGGGCCACCCTCACCACGACAGAGGCCTGGGGGCTCATGCCCTCTTCCACGACTAG